From the Mycobacterium sp. 155 genome, the window GGCGCGCTCGGCGATGATCAACGCCAGCTCTCCGACCGAGGGATCCGCACCCAGCAACTCGCCTATCAGCACCGCGGTATCCGAATCATCCAGAGGAGCAAGCGTTATCGCCTGCACGCTCGGCATCTCCGAGAGCGCGCCCTCATACTCCGGACGGAAGGTGACCAGCACCAGCGAGGAGGTCTGGGGCATGACGCTGAGCAGATCGGCCAGCATCGAATCGCTCACGGTGTCGATCCAGTGGGCATCCTCGATGATGTAGAGCGCCGGCTCGGTGCGCGCCTGTGTCGCCATTTTGAGCAGCGCGGTCAACCGGCGCCTCCTCGCATCCGAGTCGATCAGAGGCAGCGGCACCGTAGCGTCGGCGATGCCGAGGAGGTCATCGAGCAGGAGGAGATCCTGAGGGTCGGCCTGCGGGACTTGTTCGCGCACCCGGGCGCGGGCGGCGTCCTCGTCGAGGCTGACCACGCCTGTGGCCTCGCGCAGTAGTCGCGTCACGGCATGGAACGGAACGTCACGAGCGTGGGATTCACAAAAGGTCCAAAACACCTGTACCCCACGGCCCGACGCTAGTGCGGCAGCCTCCCGGGCGACCCGACTCTTGCCGATACCCGGCGGACCGACCAAGTTCACCACACCCCCGCGGCCTGCCGTCGCGCGATCCATGACCGCGTCAACCGCCGCCATTTCCCACCGCCGGCCGACCAGCCGCGCCTCTCGGCGCGGCACCGCGCCGTGGCCCGAACCCATCCCAAGCAACCGGCGCGCGGGGACGGGTGCGTCACCACCTTTGATGCGCACCAGTTCCGGCTCACTTAGCAGCGCGACACGTTCGACCAACCGCGCAGTCGATTCCGACAACATCACCCCACCCGCCGGCGCCACCGACTCCATCCGCTGCGCAAACCCGACGGGCTCACCGGTCGCGGTGTACCCCCACATCCCCGATCCGAGCGCCCCGACGATCACCCGACCCGAATTCACGCCGACGCGCAACCGCAGTCCCACCCCATCACGTCGGGCCACCTGGTCCGCCAGTCGGTTTGCCTCATCTTGAATTGCCAACGCCGCCAAGCATGCCCTCAGAGCATGATCTTCCAACGCCACCGGGGCGCCGAACACCGCCATCACCCCGTCGCCGGTGAACTCCACCGTCCCGGCGCCGTACCGGCGCACGACGGCCGCCGAGCGCTCCACCACCTCGGTCATGATTTCGCGCAGCCGCTCGAGATCCAGCGTGGCGGCGATGTCCATCGACTGGACCACGTCGGCGAACAACACGGTCACCTGCTTGTATTCCGGGGTATCGGCCGAAATCCCGGTGCGGGTACCGCACTCGTCACAGAACTTGGCGTTCGCCCGCAATCCAGTACCGCATGACCCGCACGACACGTCCGCCGTCATCTCTGCACCATCCGAACTAGGGTCCGTCCACCCTCGATTGCCCAAGGGTAAGGCGCTGGCCAACGAAAGAACCACAGTATTGACACTGACGTCAGGGATGCGGGCTGAGTAGTACGCGGGTCAATTCGTCGTGGTGACGGGACAGGCTGACGGAATCGTCGCCCGCGCGCAGCGGGTCGATCTCGCTAGCGCACTACTGCAATGTGACCCGATATGACGTGGCAGTACTTGGCGGCCGTACCGGCATGTCGCGGCGGCACCATCCAACCGCACACGTGGACCTGTCCCACCTTTTAGACTCGCCCCCGGTGGTCAGCAACGCGATAAAGACACAGGCGGGCATTTTGGCACGTCGGACACGCAGCTGGCTCCGCAGTACCTTGACCGGCTGGCAGAAACCGACACTGCACCCGGTCGACGCCAGCGGCGAAAGCGCAGAGAGTTTGGTGGGCTTCGTCCTGACGGCGGCGGTGGTCGGCGCGCTGACCGGCCTGACCGCAGCCAGCTTCCGACTGCTTCTGGTCCAGGCGGGCCAGTGGCGTGAATCGCTGTCCAGTTGGGCCCAGGGCAGCTGGTGGGGCCTGATCGTCGTGGTGTTCATCTGCGCCGTGTGCACGATGGTCGCGGCGGCGTTGGTGGCACGCATCGAGCCGAATGCCGAAGGCAGCGGCATCCCGCGCGTCGAAGCGGTCGTCGAAGGCCGTGCCGAGCCCGGCAAATTCCGGATTCTGCCGATCAAGTACGTCGGTGGTCTGCTGTCGCTGGGCGCCGGCCTGGCGCTCGGCCGTGAAGGGCCATCGGTGCAGATGGGTGGTTCGGTGGCAGTGATCATCGCTTCGCTGACCCGTCGATCTCAGACTGACCTGAGGATTCTGGCCGCCGGCGGCGCAGCCGCCGGCCTGGCGACCGCCTTCAACGCGCCTATCGCCGGTGGGGTATTCGTCTTGGAAGAGCTCGTCAAACGCTTTGACCCCCGGACTACCCTCGCCACCCTCGTGGCCTCGGCGTCTGGGTTCGTGGTGGCTTACCCGCTCATCCATTCCGGCACTGATTTCTATATGCCGCAGCTATCCGAACCCCGTCTGGCCGACGCCGGTTGGGTGGTGGCCGTCGGTATCGTCACCGGCGTTCTGGGCGTGCTTTACAACAAGGCCATCATGTTCGGGTTGCACAGGGCCGATACCAGCCGATGGCCGGTCGAAGTGCGCGCGGCCGCCATCGGCGGGGGTGTGGGAATTCTCGTCTGGTGCGCGCCGGACCTTGCCGGCGGCGGCGACAACCTGACTCAGCAAGCACTCCTGGGCCACGGCACGATTTGGGCTGTCATCGGGGTGCTGGTGTTACGTTTCGTCCTTGGTGCCGCGTCCTACGCAGCGGGAACCCCGGGCGGTCTGTTCGCTCCGATGCTCGTGCTCGGTGCCGACACCGGGCTCATCGTCGCACTGGTGGCCGCCCACTTCGTCCCGGACGCCGCCCCCAGTCCGGCGGGACTCGCCCTGATCGGGATGGCATCGTTCTTCACCGCCAGCGTGCACGCACCAGTTACCGGTCTGATCCTCGCCACAGAGCTCACCGGCACCACCAACCAACTGCCACCGATGCTCGGCGCATGCGCGACTGCGCTACTGGTCGCCATGGTCCTGCGGTCACGACCCATCTACGGCCTGCTCGCCGACCGCGCTGCCACCCGTACCTGATCCGATCACCCCACTAACCACCCACCTGCGGTAACTCGTCGGCGGCGATCTCGCAGGGCGTCTTGGCGGGCGCCGCCATCGACTCGGCCGGGGCGGCTGGAGGCACGACCATGGGCGGTGCTGGCTGCGGTGCACCAGGCGGTTCGGCGGTTTCGACCGACGTTTCGGCTGGTTCGGGCGCCGGTACCTCGACCGTATCCTCCGGCGGCGCCTCGTCACCGGAAGCGTCATCTGCATCCGAATCTTCCTCGGGTGCAACATCTTCAGCCTTCTGGTCAGCGCCGGCGCCATTCGATTCTTCCTCATCAGGCTTGTCGGATGTGTCCTCATCACCGACCAGATCAGACACCTCCGGCTCATCGAGTTCCTCGGGCAGCGCCGTGTTCGCGGCCAAACCCGATGCTCCGTCGGCTGTCGA encodes:
- a CDS encoding ClC family H(+)/Cl(-) exchange transporter, which translates into the protein MARRTRSWLRSTLTGWQKPTLHPVDASGESAESLVGFVLTAAVVGALTGLTAASFRLLLVQAGQWRESLSSWAQGSWWGLIVVVFICAVCTMVAAALVARIEPNAEGSGIPRVEAVVEGRAEPGKFRILPIKYVGGLLSLGAGLALGREGPSVQMGGSVAVIIASLTRRSQTDLRILAAGGAAAGLATAFNAPIAGGVFVLEELVKRFDPRTTLATLVASASGFVVAYPLIHSGTDFYMPQLSEPRLADAGWVVAVGIVTGVLGVLYNKAIMFGLHRADTSRWPVEVRAAAIGGGVGILVWCAPDLAGGGDNLTQQALLGHGTIWAVIGVLVLRFVLGAASYAAGTPGGLFAPMLVLGADTGLIVALVAAHFVPDAAPSPAGLALIGMASFFTASVHAPVTGLILATELTGTTNQLPPMLGACATALLVAMVLRSRPIYGLLADRAATRT